The following proteins come from a genomic window of Acinetobacter sp. SAAs474:
- a CDS encoding tellurium resistance protein, whose protein sequence is MSQMTILTPIQEIAVDDSQLLTIKRDDLVPLLAQHSQLNHYADHVVQAQSLLLDGIDSQLIQQFSQTIVQLISALSISKRDVKQKKFNRVQKWLGLDIEYGANQIAYYQKLDDLLRRASEMSQQLQYEIHQSQAKLANIDLYRQEMAHYIIAAEQFLDEYPSFMKHVHPLDHFTERLAKKILNLRTLQAHNDIAITQIQLSQQTALTLLDRFQEAENVLIPAWQYYVKQRNQDQSHADFTQLDRSRSHLMKMLKTALDKITPQ, encoded by the coding sequence ATGTCACAGATGACTATTTTGACACCTATACAGGAAATTGCTGTCGATGATAGTCAACTTTTGACGATTAAACGTGATGATTTAGTGCCATTATTAGCTCAGCATTCTCAACTTAATCATTATGCTGATCATGTGGTTCAAGCACAATCTTTATTGCTGGATGGTATTGATAGTCAACTTATTCAGCAATTTAGTCAAACGATTGTGCAATTGATTTCTGCTTTATCTATTTCTAAGCGCGATGTAAAGCAGAAAAAATTTAATCGTGTGCAAAAGTGGCTAGGTTTAGATATTGAATATGGCGCTAATCAAATTGCATATTATCAAAAATTGGATGACTTATTGCGACGTGCGAGTGAAATGAGTCAGCAGTTACAATACGAAATTCATCAATCTCAAGCAAAATTAGCCAATATTGATTTATATCGTCAAGAAATGGCCCATTATATTATTGCCGCAGAGCAATTCTTAGATGAATATCCGAGTTTTATGAAGCATGTTCATCCACTGGATCATTTTACTGAACGTTTGGCTAAAAAGATTCTAAACTTACGTACTTTACAAGCGCATAATGATATTGCCATTACACAAATACAATTATCACAACAGACTGCCTTGACATTATTAGATCGTTTTCAAGAGGCAGAAAATGTCTTGATACCAGCTTGGCAGTATTATGTTAAACAGCGTAATCAAGATCAATCACATGCTGATTTTACCCAATTAGATCGTAGTCGATCTCATTTGATGAAGATGTTAAAAACAGCTTTAGATAAAATCACACCTCAATGA